A single genomic interval of Nonomuraea rubra harbors:
- a CDS encoding AfsR/SARP family transcriptional regulator: MSDPELRFSVLGPVRAWRGGVEVDAGSPQQRLVLAVLLVAGGRVVSQDQLLDAVWGESRPRSAVGTLRTYVSRLRAALGAEVIASTGSGYALTAGTSDLAELDELARQGRHREALALWQGESLAGLDGGYAHAQRARLAERRLTLLERRLSEDVEAGRHAEVVTELTTLCAEHPVRERLACLLMLALYRSGRQAEAIGVFTDLRKLLAEELGVDPSPEPAELYQRIITADPGLCAEPGERARAATPVPRQLPADMTDFTGRQPDIDQVTRALTEANGSALVISAVAGAGGMGKTTLAVHVAHRLAARYPDGQLFVDLQGAGPRPPAARDVLGGFLRALGVDLAEVSEDLEERAALYRSLLAERRVLVLLDNAASAAQVRPLLPGAAGCAVLVTSRARLAGLSGARHLGLAAMRPDEALALLAKVVGEERVAAEREAAQELMRACGYLPLAIRIVASRLAARPGWSLARMRDRMADERRRLSELRVDDLAVEATFALGYDQLDEAHAAAFRLLAVPNAADLPLPAAAAVLGVAEEEAEELCEALVNVHLMESPAPGRYRHHDLLKLYARARLDGQEESRRAALDRLLGHYLAAMAWIVDVMYPGDPALGFGTTTGARPSFADLDAAIAWGQAEEEGMLGCLRQIAGTPGAALRDAVSLLDMMSLVFDFESSPTGYEQVAERLVTAAAERGDRIAEAHARRKRGEILYARRAAGAAAEEARAVRECAEARPADHASAVNLLAMLAHDRRAHDEAIALYIEAIEIWRALGHRSEEAICRGNLAMVLAEAGRGEEGVEVAELAVGVTRELGGGRPNPQILYQLAVALGAAGRPEEALAGFGGSRAEFRRLGQYTWEGLTLRRMAETYLAMGRPDRAVDHAEEALAMLREADQGWMGAKALAVLGRALTALGRRGRARACLTRALAIMEEKGLPDADDVRALLSRLDPPVYCSASEPQV; this comes from the coding sequence ATGAGTGATCCTGAGCTGCGGTTCTCGGTGCTGGGCCCGGTGCGCGCGTGGCGCGGCGGCGTCGAGGTGGACGCCGGCTCGCCGCAGCAGCGGCTGGTGCTGGCGGTGCTGCTGGTGGCCGGTGGCAGGGTGGTGAGCCAGGACCAGCTGCTCGACGCGGTCTGGGGTGAGTCCCGGCCGCGCAGCGCCGTCGGCACCCTGCGCACGTACGTGTCCCGGCTGCGGGCCGCGCTCGGCGCCGAGGTGATCGCCTCGACCGGCAGCGGGTACGCCCTCACCGCCGGCACCAGCGACCTCGCCGAGCTGGACGAGCTGGCACGGCAGGGACGGCACAGGGAGGCGCTGGCGCTCTGGCAGGGCGAGTCGCTGGCCGGGCTGGACGGCGGGTACGCGCACGCGCAGCGCGCCCGGCTGGCGGAGCGGCGGCTCACGCTGCTGGAGCGCAGGCTGAGCGAGGACGTCGAGGCGGGCAGGCACGCGGAGGTCGTCACCGAGCTGACCACGCTCTGCGCGGAGCACCCGGTCAGGGAGCGGCTGGCCTGTCTGCTGATGCTGGCGCTGTACCGCTCGGGCAGGCAGGCCGAGGCGATCGGCGTGTTCACCGACCTGAGGAAGCTGCTGGCCGAGGAGCTGGGCGTCGACCCGTCACCGGAGCCGGCGGAGCTGTACCAGCGGATCATCACCGCCGATCCCGGGCTCTGCGCGGAGCCGGGGGAGAGGGCCAGGGCCGCGACGCCGGTGCCGCGCCAGCTCCCCGCGGACATGACGGACTTCACCGGCAGGCAGCCGGACATCGACCAGGTGACGCGGGCCCTGACCGAGGCGAACGGCTCGGCGCTGGTCATCTCGGCCGTGGCGGGCGCGGGCGGCATGGGCAAGACCACCCTGGCCGTGCACGTGGCGCACCGGCTGGCCGCCCGCTACCCCGACGGCCAGCTCTTCGTGGACCTCCAGGGCGCGGGGCCGCGGCCGCCGGCGGCTCGGGACGTGCTGGGCGGGTTCCTGCGGGCGCTCGGCGTGGACCTGGCGGAGGTCTCCGAGGACCTGGAGGAGCGCGCCGCGCTCTACCGTTCGCTGCTGGCGGAGCGGCGGGTGCTGGTGCTGCTGGACAACGCGGCGAGCGCGGCGCAGGTGCGGCCGCTGCTGCCGGGCGCCGCCGGGTGCGCGGTGCTGGTGACCAGCCGGGCGCGGCTGGCCGGGCTCTCCGGCGCGCGGCACCTGGGGCTGGCGGCGATGCGGCCGGACGAGGCGCTGGCGCTGCTGGCCAAGGTGGTGGGCGAGGAGCGGGTGGCCGCCGAGCGGGAGGCGGCGCAGGAGCTGATGCGGGCGTGCGGGTACCTGCCGCTGGCGATCAGGATCGTGGCCTCCCGGCTGGCGGCGCGTCCCGGCTGGAGCCTGGCCAGGATGCGCGACCGGATGGCCGACGAGCGCCGCCGCCTGTCCGAGTTGCGCGTGGACGACCTGGCCGTCGAGGCGACGTTCGCCCTGGGGTACGACCAGCTCGACGAGGCGCACGCGGCGGCGTTCAGGCTGCTGGCGGTGCCGAACGCGGCCGACCTGCCGCTCCCGGCCGCGGCGGCCGTGCTGGGCGTCGCGGAGGAGGAGGCGGAGGAGCTGTGCGAGGCGCTGGTGAACGTGCACCTGATGGAGTCGCCCGCGCCCGGCCGCTACCGCCACCACGACCTGCTCAAGCTCTACGCCCGCGCCCGGCTGGACGGGCAGGAGGAGAGCCGGCGGGCCGCGCTCGACCGGCTGCTCGGCCACTACCTGGCGGCCATGGCGTGGATCGTGGACGTGATGTACCCCGGCGACCCGGCGCTCGGCTTCGGCACGACGACCGGCGCGCGGCCGTCGTTCGCGGATCTCGACGCCGCGATCGCGTGGGGGCAGGCCGAGGAGGAGGGCATGCTCGGCTGCCTGCGCCAGATCGCCGGGACGCCGGGCGCGGCGCTGCGGGACGCGGTGTCGCTGCTCGACATGATGAGCCTGGTCTTCGACTTCGAGTCGAGCCCCACCGGCTACGAGCAGGTGGCGGAGCGGCTGGTCACGGCCGCGGCGGAGCGTGGCGACCGGATCGCCGAGGCGCACGCCCGCCGCAAGCGCGGCGAGATCCTCTACGCCCGCAGGGCCGCCGGGGCGGCGGCCGAGGAGGCCAGGGCCGTGCGCGAGTGCGCCGAGGCCCGCCCGGCCGACCACGCCTCCGCGGTCAACCTGCTCGCCATGCTCGCGCACGACAGGCGGGCCCACGACGAGGCGATCGCGCTGTACATCGAGGCGATCGAGATCTGGCGTGCCCTCGGCCACCGCTCGGAGGAGGCCATCTGCAGGGGCAACCTGGCGATGGTGCTGGCCGAGGCCGGCCGGGGCGAGGAAGGGGTGGAGGTCGCGGAGCTGGCCGTCGGCGTCACCCGCGAGCTGGGCGGCGGCAGGCCCAACCCGCAGATCCTCTACCAGCTCGCCGTCGCGCTGGGCGCCGCCGGGCGGCCTGAGGAGGCGCTCGCGGGCTTCGGCGGGAGCCGTGCGGAGTTCCGCCGGCTCGGGCAGTACACCTGGGAGGGCCTGACCCTGCGCCGGATGGCCGAGACCTACCTCGCCATGGGCCGCCCCGACCGGGCCGTGGACCACGCCGAGGAGGCGCTGGCCATGCTGCGGGAGGCGGACCAGGGCTGGATGGGCGCCAAGGCGCTCGCCGTGCTCGGCCGGGCGCTGACCGCGCTCGGCCGGCGCGGCAGGGCCAGGGCCTGCCTGACCCGGGCACTCGCGATCATGGAGGAGAAGGGACTGCCCGACGCGGACGACGTGCGTGCCCTGCTGTCCCGGCTGGACCCGCCGGTCTACTGCTCGGCGAGCGAGCCGCAGGTGTAA